One window of Athalia rosae chromosome 2, iyAthRosa1.1, whole genome shotgun sequence genomic DNA carries:
- the LOC105692310 gene encoding protein PRRC2C isoform X8: MSTLSGNVSKGEKGKSKFQSLDINNLYRTSRGEALEQHQQKNTIPRKHGMQSLGKVPSARRPPANLPSLKSEHSGSDPAVSLVPSGGSGWATTKDPATPTTNTTSNATTTPSTNTDTNTSNTPSTQCATGPALATVSPHPPLPGQQNISQTGHSTAQSWSAMLSRPGDVGGPVVAGIVGYAGLVGGGKGGRGALGLSFLAHQSPQFQHEFPSLSGQPSISNQSQTQQYSTTPNANPTAISVAAQQQSLLPQQSLSHSHSGDGTTGPQQQQQSQQNRELNAQYGPGPSLRPQTEGSWLQGGSRTASGVGAAATGPGNGSTPGAQVPPHIGIGGLPGHAEGPAGGRSNLGQSLTMGMAQAGPNGPPSGQGAVNPGTHPVPPNMHNYQVLIDPFMYRGSYPGGFPTQFPQNMGACGPRPRFNYPQGRFPPPPRQQERERPPVPADEEIITRPIIKEEDLTRMDDISRDAGWAAHDDIDYNQKLAFSDDELEQEQHKKDDKKDFKDDKREESQPEEKEKPRDREREPRDNRELPQPQSQSQSQSQSQSQSQSQTQSQPHRSWNQGTQPLSRDFRGTNGPVNYPPQQQMRTPHPLRGVEEEEIWNQRRREQGEKVASTVERARQRKEEEERRFQESTKQAAAKKLQDLEQKIKEKHVKQKDDDSGSSSEPKSLISIPSAIIPVPDWERDRENRESRERDRSRTSSEGKDEKPVSRESRESRDSRGTRDTRDNRDTRDTRDTRDTRDTRDTRDARDTRDARDTRDTRDIRDSRDQTVSEFRQIIQIERPSFMRQQDMSRNERDRDRDQREIRDREQLSYSTQFQNNLPPRFQKQQAERTIVAYNRISPNAERPNAQSVPFSQQYDPSRWVHSSHPNMPNSVKKQSHSMPLPPQRRNRTDSELSGPIEDERPPSRDHRGLSRDDRYRHSSHRPYDGRKPSTGSYYDDHSRYREYEYEERHSRDSWERDRHYDDRDRDNRDREKKEYDNYPKQSSVPQEPFDDREAPRERSENPEWRDDRRDIHDRLPQERQSSDNRRDPPRDDHIERNERPQRPDSRDSRASRDSRTSLRDDEMHKSRDCGSWVNDISDYEEKKRDSYRDDNRDRRQPPGPVTREKIEADELKGEKRSLIQLKRSGSELDRKDSSKDSPTEVKKELDAWNRKPERSSENIRINERGDNSPKAWADAVSPTFEMENEKPLLEPMKDNKEIDEMKQSMEKLSVDSKREEINVEVKDDLKDEKRDKNVRTRTNSGSSRGRESGRSTRQWGGYSVYTRGWRGSDQRGNRRGGSRSLGRPGSARSGSYGHTDSELSGDEISGSTESGKEERRPARSPKPSQKLEKEDRNREVSRREDKRSDYPQTRSEKRGYESRSSREGFAPCGEPSKRGRGGFRNRGAITGGRPKTYGPPPSKSPFSTERSADDKESGQAKPSTPTPESDMPASNVQSESTEDKVIAKQQALTAGITGRHTKSPSQLSQQQGNNKQDSMQMQNQNTTSQRSQSRKDDGRTKRNHSGSRRTHVREHRDGRFRGNSSSNVAKQNSSDVGNDDWETTSDNSEEHIEDRKESRNARNKPFSSRGNQSSHQNLLGNNQHSRRNDQPINNREQRERNSAKPANTSSRAPGAEKRNAQNASYNNQRNHSGSIPPLMQNTQTQNGRPRSQGSANSGPTSGKSINKESTVNRVDEIKLNDPNLINQALNDISKKFVTKEKKVLDGDSEMNNYSGGGDDGANSNEDKVDADGFQEVRSKKNVKESRHSQKEESKPIRREKEKEGGRDRDRSKSKSNGPQPTPQQIQNIPPLLGQPIPQPANLPQKQFDRDRNVNRQTLAPRFIKQRLAKQQQQMGINEVNDPSKVNSNNIYSMKDSAAGPAPPPSVNAWDTPFTSQIRSNSPSSVPADIQLMSGLTGQNDHNHETSDQVNSRGSSQRNSPSAEKTIKMTKEIMAEKNVSDGTSPPVQTLIFENTNYSKTTKSGSSDMAMKSKFSNHIKTQPRVDKRGDMDEDNQLQQHQQQALSAAFSNKSNELMKEKTQEPIQMPLSFSKNEDNADMKLDFTFDSELSQLTEDAKTKSLGMPRSIHVTGGQSTILPSTADLNLKIASVKKVWETAPPMPTVVEHEDGNVVTTGNSYPQPFESNDVDDSYSPHQQYNQNNMKNEIATSTNVCKLVPPQVKPQQQSAGNTGAQPGSTVPGPSPIGPGQSPIGHPSAGLQGPLSPPPFNSTGQPSHINYQEFPQYPGSQAAQYGGMSGIPSPSPPAVLFNTGSGQLPAQAGGLYGAFQLDQSRSPFTQYPPYAQSLQSSFNQQNVYLPQPPPPPHAPSATPDIYQNNLSQYRITPAAAPPFGQNQQLSNNPNTVLISSSSNSLMSSSVKPSTQPIGAIGTKAPHFQAPSAPQPNQLAYIHTAYDPNQVIGVSGSYMSNSQLVQRPGPTVQPPANSYYSATSAGKPNTLLYVFPGSQPGYYQPGGAGQQTGAPYGLQGFGQHSQSLATGSATPVGLQNFSSQFLSGTGLQMAAQQYRNPSGGLPGPGNAAATFLGKHQQQEQSRQLKSPSASQIPSPKSRNCKPQTQTQQPQPSPTQIHKYPPYQGVTQSGLVLQQNVRGMGMPPPRPGIQPSQQRYPAPIQRPAPFPPGPNQNPTQQQQNCMPTQQQQQAQINRHRPNMHQQQQQQHQQQQQQQQQQQQQQQQQQQQQQQQQQQQQQQQQQQQQQQQRNIKMQQQYYANQGNVKMDSNDKQDSHNDKMSEGSNGTQAGSNKSNMNQQDGESKEEVNQQNE; the protein is encoded by the exons ATGTCTACTCTGTCGGGGAATGTGTCGAAGGGGGAGAAAGGAAAATCCAAGTTTCAATCATTAGACATCAATAATTTGTACAGGACTAGTAGG GGAGAAGCTTTAGAGCAACATCAACAAAAGAACACAATACCACGCAAACATGGAATGCAGAGTTTGGGAAAGGTGCCTTCGGCACGGCGGCCACCTGCTAACTTGCCCAGTCTGAAAAGTGAGCATAGCGGCAGCGACCCAGCAGTCAGTCTTGTACCAAGCGGTGGCAGTGGTTGGGCCACTACCAAGGATCCTGCCACCCCAACTACTAACACCACTAGTAACGCCACTACTACACCCTCTACAAACACTGATACTAACACT AGTAATACACCTTCGACACAATGTGCAACGGGACCTGCTCTGGCTACGGTATCGCCACACCCACCACTGCCAGGACAGCAGAATATTTCACAGACAGGGCACTCCACTGCACAGTCATGGAGCGCAATGTTGAGCAGACCTGGAGATGTcg GTGGGCCCGTCGTGGCAGGAATCGTTGGTTACGCAGGGCTCGTGGGGGGTGGGAAAGGGGGAAGAGGTGCCCTTGGATTGAGCTTCCTCGCCCACCAGTCCCCACAGTTCCAACACGAGTTCCCCAGCCTCAGTGGCCAGCCATCTATCTCCAATCAGAGTCAGACTCAACAGTATTCGACAACGCCGAACGCAAATCCTACTGCGATATCGGTTGCTGCTCAACAACAGTCGTTGCTGCCACAGCAGTCCCTTTCCCACAGCCACTCAG GCGATGGCACAACAGGACcccagcagcaacaacaatctCAGCAGAACAGGGAGCTAAATGCCCAGTATGGTCCAGGACCCAGTCTACGTCCCCAAA CGGAAGGCAGTTGGCTTCAAGGTGGAAGTCGCACAGCAAGCGGAGTTGGAGCAGCGGCAACTGGGCCAGGAAATGGGAGTACTCCGGGGGCCCAGGTCCCCCCACATATTGGCATAGGAGGACTACCGGGACATGCAGAAGGACCCGCCGGCGGGCGGTCCAACTTGGGCCAATCGCTAACCATGGGCATGGCCCAGGCAGGCCCTAATGGTCCTCCAAGCGGGCAAGGGGCTGTTAACCCTGGTACCCACCCAGTTCCTCCAAACATGCATAACTATCAAGTACTGATTGATCCTTTT ATGTATAGAGGCAGCTACCCTGGAGGATTCCCCACGCAATTCCCACAAAATATGGGGGCTTGTGGCCCTCGACCTCGATTCAACTACCCTCAAGGACGGTTCCCGCCTCCACCGCGCCAGCAAGAGCGTGAACGTCCTCCCGTACCAGCAGATGAGGAAATAATCACCCGACCTATCATAAAAGAGGAAGATTTGACCAGGATGGATGATATTTCACGTGATGCTGGATGGGCTGCCCATGACGATATTGATTACAACCAAAAACTGGCTTTCAGTGATGATGAGCTAGAGCAAGAACAACATAAAAAAGATGACAAAAAGGACTTCAAAGATGACAAGCGCGAAGAAAGTCAAcctgaagaaaaagagaagccAAGAGATAGGGAAAGGGAGCCCAGGGACAATCGTGAACTACCACAGCCACAATCACAGTCACAATCACAGTCCCAGTCCCAGTCCCAGTCCCAATCACAGACACAGTCACAGCCACATCGATCATGGAATCAAGGAACTCAACCACTGTCTCGTGATTTTCGTGGAACGAATGGCCCCGTTAACTATCCTCCGCAGCAGCAAATGCGTACTCCTCATCCTCTTCGAG GTGTTGAGGAGGAAGAAATATGGAATCAGAGACGAAGGGAACAAGGGGAAAAGGTAGCTTCGACAGTAGAGCGGGCTCGCCAGCgtaaggaagaagaagaaagaagattcCAAGAATCGACTAAACAAGCCGCAGCTAAGAAACTGCAAGacttggaacaaaaaataaaggaaaagcacgtgaaacaaaaagatgaTGATTCCGGATCTTCTTCCGAACCTAAATCTTTGATCAGTATACCTTCAGCAATTATCCCAGTTCCCGATTGGGAAAGAGATAGGGAGAATCGGGAAAGCCGTGAGCGGGATAGGTCTCGTACCTCTTCCGAAGGTAAAGACGAGAAACCTGTGAGTCGGGAATCTCGCGAAAGCCGCGATAGTCGAGGCACTCGGGATACCCGAGATAATCGGGACACTCGCGATACTCGTGATACTCGTGATACTCGCGATACTCGCGATACTCGTGATGCTCGCGATACTCGTGATGCTCGCGATACTCGTGATACTCGCGATATTCGCGACAGTCGTGATCAGACTGTGTCCGAGTTTAGACAAATCATCCAAATTGAGCGGCCAAGTTTTATGAGGCAACAAGATATGTCACGTAATGAACGGGACCGCGATCGTGATCAACGAGAAATAAGGGATAGAGAACAGCTATCATATTCTACACAGTTCCAGAACAATTTGCCTCCAAGGTTCCAGAAGCAGCAGGCTGAAAGAACTATTGTGGCATACAACAGGATTTCTCCAAACGCTGAGAGACCAAATGCTCAATCAGTACCTTTCTCTCAACAATATGATCCTAGCAGATGGGTACACAGCAGTCACCCTAATATGCCAA ACAGTGTCAAGAAGCAATCTCATTCCATGCCACTACCACCCCAACGTAGAAATCGCACTGATTCTGAATTGTCTGGTCCCATTGAGGACGAAAGGCCACCGTCAAGGGATCACCGTGGTCTGTCAAGAGATGACCGTTATCGGCATTCGTCACACAGACCATATGATGGTCGTAAACCATCCACTGGCAGTTATTACGATGATCATTCACGCTACAGAGAATATGAATATGAGGAAAGACATTCTCGTGATTCATGGGAGCGTGATAGGCACTATGACGACAGGGACAGAGATAATCGAGACagggagaagaaagaatatGACAATTATCCCAAG CAGAGTTCAGTACCACAAGAACCGTTCGATGACCGCGAAGCTCCGAGGGAACGTTCAGAAAATCCTGAGTGGCGAGATGATCGACGCGACATACACGACCGATTGCCACAAGAAAGGCAATCTTCTGATAATCGCCGTGATCCTCCTAGAGATGATCATATTGAACGTAATGAGCGCCCCCAAAGACCGGATTCTCGAGATAGCCGTGCATCTCGCGACTCTAGGACTTCCTTGCGCGATGATGAAATGCATAAATCACGAGATTGTGGATCTTGGGTTAATGACATTTCCGactatgaagagaaaaaacgagactCGTACCGCGACGATAACAGGGATCGTAGACAGCCACCTGGTCCTGTAACCAGGGAGAAAATTGAAGCTGATGAGTTGAAAGGTGAAAAACGCAGTTTAATACAGCTGAAACGTTCCGGATCTGAATTGGATAGAAAGGATAGCAGCAAAGATAGTCCCACCGAAGTTAAAAAAGAACTTGATGCATGGAATAGAAAACCAGAGCGTAGTTCAGAAAACATTAGAATCAACGAACGAGGTGATAATTCACCAAAAGCATGGGCTGATGCAGTTTCTCCAACATTTGAAATGGAGAATGAAAAGCCATTGCTCGAGCCGATGAAAGATAATAAGGAAAtagatgaaatgaaacaaagtATGGAGAAACTAAGTGTTGATAgtaaaagagaagagataAATGTAGAAGTTAAAGATGatttgaaagatgaaaaacggGATAAAAATGTCCGCACTAGAACGAATAGTGGCAGTTCCAGGGGTCGCGAATCTGGACGCAGTACTAGACAATGGGGAGGCTATAGCGTTTATACCCGAGGCTGGCGTGGTTCAGATCAGCGGGGCAATAGGCGTGGTGGATCGAGGTCTTTGGGTAGGCCAGGTTCTGCAAGAAGTGGTTCTTACGGTCATACAGACTCAGAACTTAGCGGGGATGAAATCTCTGGGTCAACTGAATctggaaaagaggaaagaagacCTGCTCGCTCGCCTAAGCCTTCTCAGAAgttagaaaaagaagatcgtAATCGCGAAGTCTCACGCCGCGAAGACAAACGAAGCGATTATCCCCAGACTCGCAGCGAAAAACGAGGGTATGAGAGCAGGTCTAGTCGAGAGGGGTTTGCACCATGTGGAGAACCATCCAAACGAGGTCGGGGGGGGTTTCGAAATCGGGGCGCTATCACAGGTGGGCGCCCCAAGACTTATGGGCCACCGCCGAGCAAAAGCCCTTTTTCAACTGAACGAAGCGCCGATGATAAAGAATCTGGACAAGCAAAACCCTCCACTCCCACTCCAGAAAGTGACATGCCAGCCTCCAATGTTCAATCAGAGTCAACCGAAGATAAGGTTATTGCCAAGCAACAAGCCTTGACGGCTGGCATTACCGGAAGACATACCAAATCTCCGAGTCAGCTGAGCCAGCAGCAGGGTAATAACAAGCAAGATTCTATGCAAATGCAGAATCAAAATACAACTTCACAAAGATCGCAAAGCAGAAAGGATGATGGAAGGACTAAAAGGAATCACAGCGGTAGTAGGCGGACCCAC GTTAGGGAACATCGCGACGGACGTTTCCGTGGCAATTCTAGCAGTAATGTTGCCAAGCAAAATTCATCTGACGTTGGAAATGATGACTGGGAGACTACTTCGGATAATAGTGAGGAACACATCGAAGATCGTAAAGAATCCCGAAATGCCCGTAACAAGCCGTTTTCAAGTCGAGGAAATCAGAGCTCTCATCAGAATCTATTGGGCAATAATCAACATTCTCGTAGAAATGATCAGCCAATAAACAACAGAGAACAGAGGGAGAGAAACTCAGCCAAACCAGCAAATACTTCATCTCGAGCTCCCGGAGCTGAAAAACGCAATGCACAGAATGCATCGTATAACAATCAACGCAATCATTCTGGATCTATACCACCATTGATGCAAAATACTCAAACACAAAATGGGAGGCCTAGAAGTCAGGGATCTGCTAACAGTGGTCCCACTTCTGGAAAGTCAATTAACAAAGAGAGTACAGTTAATCGTGTCGATGAAATCAAACTGAATGATCCGAATCTAATAAATCAAGCTTTGAACGACATAAGTAAGAAATTTgtgacaaaagaaaagaaagtccTTGATGGTGATTCGGAGATGAACAATTATTCTGGTGGTGGTGATGATGGAGCAAACAGTAATGAAGATAAAGTGGATGCTGACGGATTTCAAGAAGTCAGGTCAAAAAAGAATGTCAAGGAATCAAGGCATAGCCAAAAGGAAGAATCAAAACCAAtaagacgagaaaaagagaaagaaggggGACGAGATAGAGATCGTTCCAAATCTAAATCTAACGGCCCTCAGCCCACTCCACAgcaaattcaaaatattccaCCCTTGTTAGGTCAACCGATTCCTCAACCTGCTAACTTGCCGCAAAAGCAATTCGACAGGGACAGAAATGTTAATCGACAGACTCTGGCTCCTCGATTCATAAAACAACGTTTGGCTaagcaacaacagcaaatgGGAATCAATGAAGTCAATGACCCAAGCAAAGTTAATTCAAATAACATCTACTCAATGAAAGACTCTGCTGCTGGTCCAGCTCCACCGCCGTCAGTTAATGCGTGGGATACACCCTTCACTAGCCAAATAAGATCTAATTCACCATCTTCCGTTCCTGCAGATATACAGCTCATGTCAGGCCTAACTGGTCAAAATGATCACAATCACGAAACTAGTGACCAAGTGAATTCTCGAGGTAGTAGCCAAAGGAATTCACCCAGTGCAGAAAAGACTATTAAGATGACTAAAGAAATAATGGCTGAGAAAAATGTATCTGATGGCACATCACCTCCTGTCCAAACATTAAtattcgaaaatacaaactatTCAAAAACTACCAAATCTGGATCGTCAGATATGGCAATGAAATCGAAGTtttcaaatcacattaaaaCCCAGCCACGAGTAGATAAACGTGGAGATATGGATGAAGATAATCAATTGCAACAGCATCAGCAACAAGCCTTGTCTGCTGCATTTTCTAACAAATCTAACGAacttatgaaagaaaaaacacaagaACCAATTCAGATGCCATTATCTTTCAGCAAAAATGAAGACAATGCAGATATGAAATTAGACTTTACTTTTGACTCTGAATTATCCCAACTCACTGAAGATGCCAAAACCAAATCCTTGGGAATGCCTAGGTCGATTCATGTGACTGGGGGTCAAAGCACTATTTTGCCATCGACTGCAGATCTCAATCTCAAAATAGCTTCGGTGAAAAAAGTCTGGGAAACTGCACCTCCAATGCCTACAGTGGTCGAACATGAAGATGGAAATGTTGTTACTACCGGCAACAGTTACCCTCAACCTTTTGAGAGCAACGACGTCGATGACAGCTACAGCCCCCATCAACAATACAATCAGAACAATATGAAGAATGAAATTGCAACTTCTACAAACGTATGCAAG CTGGTTCCCCCGCAGGTGAAGCCGCAGCAACAGTCTGCCGGAAATACTGGAGCTCAACCTGGCTCAACGGTTCCTGGACCCAGTCCAATTGGACCAGGCCAAAGTCCAATCGGTCACCCTTCAGCTGGCCTACAAGGGCCACTAAGTCCTCCCCCATTCAACTCAACTGGGCAACCATCCCACATAAATTATCAA GAATTTCCCCAGTATCCAGGATCTCAAGCTGCGCAATATGGTGGTATGTCTGGTATACCGTCTCCGTCTCCACCGGCTGTCTTATTCAACACTGGATCAGGTCAATTACCTGCACAGGCTGGTGGATTATATGGAGCTTTCCAACTGGATCAAAGTCGGTCTCCTTTTACTCAGTATCCACCTTATGCTCAGTCGTTGCAGAGCTCTTTCAATCAACAGAACGTGTACTTGccacaaccaccaccaccaccgcatGCACCAAGTGCCACACCAGACATATATCAGAACAACTTGTCTCAGTACAGAATT ACACCTGCCGCGGCTCCACCATTTGGTCAAAATCAGCAGCTGAGCAATAATCCGAATACAGTCTTGATAAGCTCCTCCTCAAATTCTCTCATGTCTTCTAGTGTAAAGCCATCTACTCAACCAATTGGCGCTATAGGGACCAAAGCTCCACATTTTCAAGCTCCGTCTGCTCCACAGCCGAATCAG TTGGCCTACATCCATACCGCATATGATCCGAACCAGGTTATAGGTGTGAGTGGTAGCTATATGAGTAACTCACAATTGGTGCAGCGACCTGGACCAACTGTTCAACCGCCTGCCAACAGTTACTACAGCGCTACCTCCGCCGGTAAACCTAACACGCTTCTGT atgtTTTTCCTGGTTCCCAACCTGGTTATTATCAACCAGGTGGAGCAGGACAACAAACTGGGGCTCCTTACGGTCTGCAGGGGTTTGGCCAGCATAGTCAGAGTCTTGCAACTGGTAGTGCCACACCAGTTGGGCTCCAGAACTTTAGCTCTCAGTTTCTCTCTGGAACTGGACTACAAATGGCTGCTCAACAGTATAGAAATCCTTCAGGAGGCTTACCAGGCCCAGGTAATGCAGCTGCTACATTTCTTGGGAAACACCAGCAACAGGAACAATCCAGACAACTAAAGAGCCCATCGG CTTCTCAAATTCCATCACCAAAATCACGAAACTGCAAGCCACAAACGCAAACGCAACAGCCTCAACCAAGCCCAACGCAAATTCATAAGTACCCGCCATATCAGGGCGTCACTCAGTCTGGTCTG GTGTTACAACAGAATGTGCGTGGAATGGGTATGCCTCCACCACGCCCAGGAATACAACCGTCTCAGCAACGTTATCCAGCACCAATACAAAGGCCAGCTCCCTTTCCTCCTGGCCCAAATCAGAATCCAactcaacaacaacaaaattgTATGCCTActcaacagcaacaacaagcGCAAATAAATCGGCACAGACCAAATATGcatcaacagcaacagcaacaacatcaacaacaacagcagcagcagcagcagcagcagcagcagcagcagcagcagcagcagcagcagcagcagcaacaacaacagcaacaacagcaacagcagcaacaacaacagcagcaacaacgcAATATCAAGATGCAACAACAATACTATGCTAATCAAG GCAATGTGAAAATGGATTCTAATGACAAACAAGATTCGCACAATGATAAGATGTCAGAAGGCAGTAACGGTACTCAAGCCGGAAGTAACAAATCAAATATGAACCAGCAAGACGGTGAGAGCAAAGAAGAAGTTAATCAACAAAACGAGTAA